One Panicum virgatum strain AP13 chromosome 3N, P.virgatum_v5, whole genome shotgun sequence DNA segment encodes these proteins:
- the LOC120667238 gene encoding kinesin-like protein KIN-13A has translation MGDSGDAVTARWLQSAGLQHLAASSAAGGSGGDYRGGMAGLGGAGAGSMLPSLLMQGYGPQSIEEKQRLYMLLRSLNFNGESAPGSMSEPYTPTAQSFGGGNSVESFYSPELRGDLGAGLLDLHAMDDTELLSEDVASEPFEPSPFMPKEIDDEDEDLTSGSQQVPVDNYGLVTSEKESTARENNVAKIKVVVRKRPLNRKELSRKEEDIITVHDSSFLTVYEPKLKVDLTAYVEKHEFCFDAVLDEHVSNDEVYRETVEPIIPIIFQRTKATCFAYGQTGSGKTYTMQPLPLRAAQDMVCLLHQPVYRNQNFKLWLSYFEIYGGKLFDLLSDRRQLLMREDGKKQVCIVGLQEFEVSDVQVVKEYIERGNAARSTGSTGANEESSRSHAILQLAVKKHIVVKDTRRLRDRDANEAKNTKAVGKISFIDLAGSERGADTTDNDRQTRIEGAEINKSLLALKECIRALDNDQIHIPFRGSKLTEVLRDSFVGNSRTVMISCISPNAGSCEHTLNTLRYADRVKSLSKSGNTRKEQPTGPTNTSSRESSSAPSYPLPAEAEELPNQNQDKRPVDTHRKGTETFTSNPSVEPDRNSFGMIPSYSNRREENGAASGFNDRERYDLKSSQTGYTSKAQNSANTQEEEKVTKVSPPRRKAYREDKSDRQSNYAKKDNGPETGRAGYKTQQAKQPQQQQRPPSASASSRQSEKESSCDDVEIDAILEEEEALIAAHRKEIENTMEIVREEMNLLAEVDQPGSLIDNYVTQLSFLLSRKAAGLVSLQARLARFQHRLKEQEILSRKKPSR, from the exons ATGGGTGATTCAGGTGACGCCGTCACGGCGCGGTGGCTGCAGTCCGCGGGGCTGCAGCACCTCgcggcgtcctccgccgccggtggcagcggcggcgactacCGCGGTGGCATGGCTGGacttggcggcgccggcgctggaagCATGCTGCCCAGCCTTCTCATGCAG GGCTATGGGCCACAATCAATTGAAGAAAAGCAGAGACTTTATATGCTTCTGAGAAGCCTAAATTTTAATGGAGAATCTGCACCCGGATCAATGTCTGAGCCGTACACACCAACGGCTCAGAGCTTTGGTGGTGGAAACTCTGTAGAGAGTTTTTATTCACCCGAACTTAGAGGTGACCTTGGAGCTGGCCTTCTAGATCTCCATGCTATGGATGACACTGAGCTACTGTCTGAG GATGTAGCATCAGAACCATTCGAGCCTTCCCCCTTTATGCCAAAGGAAATtgatgatgaggatgaggatCTGACATCAGGGAGCCAGCAAGTCCCAGTAGATAATTACGGTTTGGTGACCAGTGAAAAAGAGAGCACTGCTAGAGAAAATAATGTAGCAAAGATTAAAGTAGTG GTAAGGAAGAGACCGTTGAACAGGAAGGAGCTATCTCGAAAGGAAGAAGACATCATAACTGTGCATGATTCATCATTTTTGACAGTTTATGAGCCTAAGCTAAAG GTGGACTTAACAGCTTATGTAGAGAAGCATGAGTTTTGTTTCGATGCTGTCCTGGATGAACATGTTTCGAATGATGAG GTGTACCGTGAAACAGTCGAGCCCATAATTCCAATTATATTTCAGAGAACGAAAGCAACATGTTTTGCTTATGGCCAAACAG GCAGTGGCAAGACCTACACAATGCAGCCTTTGCCTCTGAGAGCTGCGCAAGACATGGTTTGTCTTTTACATCAACCAGTCTATCGGAATCAGAATTTTAAGTTGTGGCTTAGCTATTTCGAAATATATGGTGGGAAGCTCTTTGATCTTCTATCAGACAGAAG gcAACTACTCATGAGGGAAGATGGCAAGAAACAAGTTTGCATTGTTGGCCTGCAGGAATTTGAGGTTTCTGATGTCCAGGTTGTCAAGGAATATATTGAGCGAGGAAATGCAGCGAGGAGCACAGGGTCAACGGGGGCAAATGAAGAATCGTCAAGGTCACATGCTATTCTGCAACTGGCTGTGAAGAAGCACATCGTTGTCAAAGATACCAGGAGACTGAGAGATCGCGATGCTAATGAAGCTAAAAACACAAAGGCTGTGGGGAAAATATCGTTTATCGATCTTGCTGGTAGTGAGCGTGGTGCTGATACTACAGATAATGATAGGCAGACAAG GATTGAGGGAGCAGAGATAAATAAGAGTCTGCTAGCTCTGAAAGAATGCATTCGAGCTCTTGATAATGATCAGATACACATTCCTTTTAGAGGAAGCAAGCTTACTGAGGTTCTTCGTGACTCATTTGTTGGTAACTCTAGGACGGTGATGATTTCTTGTATTTCACCAAATGCAGGTTCATGTGAACACACGCTGAATACCTTGAGATATGCTGATAG GGTCAAAAGTCTTTCAAAGAGTGGAAACACAAGAAAAGAACAGCCCACAGGGCCAACTAACACTTCTAGTAGGGAGTCTTCTTCAGCACCATCATATCCATTACCTGCTGAAGCTGAAGAACTTCCTAATCAGAATCAAGATAAGAGACCTGTTGATACTCATAGGAAGGGCACTGAAACTTTTACCTCCAACCCTTCTGTGGAGCCAGACAGAAATTCCTTTGGTATGATTCCAAGTTATTCTAATAGGAGAGAAGAAAATGGTGCAGCATCTGGTTTCAATGATAGGGAGAGGTATGATTTGAAGTCCAGCCAAACTGGTTACACTAGTAAGGCACAGAATTCAGCAAACACCCAAGAAGAGGAGAAAGTTACAAAAGTCTCTCCTCCTCGAAGAAAGGCATATAGAGAAGACAAATCTGATAGGCAGAGCAACTATGCAAAAAAGGATAATGGGCCTGAGACAGGTCGGGCTGGGTATAAAACGCAGCAGGCAAAGCAGCCACAACAGCAGCAAAGGCCACCATCTGCTTCAGCTTCCTCGAGGCAATCTGAAAAGGAAAGTTCTTGTGATGATGTGGAAATTGATGCAATTCTTGAG GAAGAGGAGGCTCTCATTGCAGCTCACAGGAAGGAAATTGAGAATACAATGGAGATCGTACGTGAA GAGATGAACCTTTTGGCAGAAGTTGATCAACCAGGTAGCCTTATTGACAATTATGTCACACAGCTGAGCTTTCTGCTCTCACGCAAGGCTGCGGGCCTGGTGAGCCTCCAAGCTCGCTTGGCACGTTTCCAGCACCGCCTCAAAGAGCAAGAGATCCTTAGCCGCAAGAAACCTTCCAGATAA
- the LOC120667239 gene encoding serine/threonine-protein phosphatase PP1-like, protein MMMTRAPMGPMEGAAVDEVVRRLVEGGRGGRQVQLSEAEIRQLCVEGKRVLLSQPNLLRIHAPVKICGDIHGQFVDLLRLFDLGGYPPASTYVFLGDYVDRGKQSLETICLLLAYKIRYPEKIFLLRGNHEDAKINRVYGFYDECKRRFNVRLWKIFSDCFNCLPIAAVIDDKILCMHGGLSPELTSLDQIKDIERPAEIPDYGLLCDLLWSDPSPDGEGWGESDRGVSCTFGADKLVEFLEKNDLDLICRAHQVVEDGYEFFAQRRLVTIFSAPNYCGEFDNAGALLSIDESLMCSFQILKPTDMGPPHARKQIPNKPARG, encoded by the exons ATGATGATGACGCGGGCCCCGATGGGGCCGAtggagggcgcggcggtggacgaGGTGGTGCGCCGGCTCGTggagggcggccgcggcgggcgtcAGGTGCAGCTTTCGGAGGCGGAGATCCGGCAGCTCTGCGTCGAGGGAAAGCGTGTGCTCCTCTCCCAGCCCAACCTGCTCCGAATCCACGCCCCCGTCAAGATCTGCG GTGATATTCATGGCCAGTTTGTTGACCTTCTGAGACTGTTCGATTTGGGTGGTTACCCTCCAGCTTCAACTTATGTATTCCTAGGAGATTATGTCGATAGAGGAAAACAGAGCTTGGAAACTATATGCTTGCTGCTGGCATACAAAATCAGGTACCCTGAAAAGATTTTCCTGTTGAGAGGGAACCATGAAGATGCAAAAATCAACAGAGTATATGGTTTCTACGATGAGTGCAAGAGGAGGTTCAATGTCCGGCTGTGGAAGATATTCTCGGATTGCTTCAACTGCCTTCCTATTGCAGCAGTCATTGATGACAAGATACTGTGCATGCATGGTGGTCTCTCACCTGAATTGACTAGTTTGGACCAGATAAAGGATATTGAGAGACCAGCTGAGATTCCTGATTATGGTCTCCTCTGTGATTTGCTTTGGTCTGATCCTAGCCCAGATGGAGAAGGATGGGGGGAGAGTGACAGGGGTGTTTCATGTACGTTTGGTGCAGATAAGCTTGTAGAGTTTTTGGAGAAGAATGATCTCGATCTTATTTGCCGAGCTCATCAG GTGGTTGAAGATGGCTATGAGTTCTTCGCACAACGGCGATTAGTGACGATCTTCTCTGCTCCGAATTATTGTGGAGAATTTGATAATGCGGGTGCTCTATTGAGCATAGATGAGAGCCTAATGTGTTCATTTCAGATCCTGAAGCCAACTGATATGGGTCCACCACATGCTAGAAAACAAATTCCAAATAAG CCAGCCAGAGGGTGA
- the LOC120667240 gene encoding U1 small nuclear ribonucleoprotein A gives MSGEAPAVGGGGGEANGIPPNVTIYINNLNEKIKLDELKKSLNAVFSQFGKILDVLAFKTLKHKGQAWVVFEDVASATEAIKRMQDFPFYDKPMRIQYAKTKSDILAKADGTFVPRERRKRVDEKPEKKQKREQHHDASQIGMGVNAYPGVYGAPQLTQLPVAGGQRVMMPEIIVPNNILFIQNLPHETTPMMLQMLFCQYPGFKEVRMVEAKPGIAFVEYGDEAQATAAMTHLQGFKITKENQMVITYAKK, from the exons atGAGCGGAGAGGCGCCGGccgtcggtggcggcggaggggaagcGAACGGCATCCCGCCGAACGTCACCATCTACATCAACAATCTTAACGAGAAGATCAAGCTCGATG AACTTAAAAAGTCCCTCAACGCTGTTTTTTCCCAGTTTGGGAAGATTCTTGATGTGCTTGCTTTCAAGACTCTGAAGCATAAAGGCCAAGCTTGGGTTGTCTTCGAAGATGTCGCATCAGCAACTGAGGCTATAAAGAGGATGCAAGACTTTCCCTTTTACGACAAACCTATG AGAATTCAATATGCCAAGACCAAGTCGGATATTTTAGCAAAAGCTGATGGCACCTTTGTCCCTCGAGAAAGAAGGAAGAGGGTTGATGAAAAAC CTGAAAAGAAGCAGAAGCGCGAGCAGCACCATGATGCTAGTCAAATTGGCATGGGTGTAAATGCCTACCCTGGTGTTTATGGGGCTCCTCAG CTCACCCAGTTGCCGGTAGCTGGAGGCCAGAGAGTCATGATGCCAGAGATTATTGTACCAAACAACATCCTCTTCATCCAAAACCTGCCACATGAGACAACCCCCATGATGCTGCAAATGCTCTTCTGCCAGTACCCTGGCTTCAAGGAGGTTCGGATGGTTGAGGCAAAGCCTGGGATCGCTTTTGTGGAGTATGGAGACGAGGCGCAGGCCACCGCTGCCATGACCCATCTTCAAGGCTTTAAGATTACAAAAGAGAACCAGATGGTCATCACTTATGCGAAGAAGTAG
- the LOC120667242 gene encoding mediator of RNA polymerase II transcription subunit 28-like: protein MAEPPPPPHQQPQPSPGAGGREDMLACVAALEVALLPCLPARELQAVDRSLQSSHQIDVERHARDFMEAAKKLQSYLISLQREDQPTAEDLLRKEITTMEEELKIKSELIAKNKKLIEGWQKELKEQLGKHVTELERV, encoded by the exons atggctgagccgccgccgccgccgcatcagcagccgcagccgtctccgggggcgggcgggcgcgagGACATGCTGGCGTgcgtggcggcgctggaggtggcGCTGCTGCCGTGCCTCCCCGCGCGCGAGCTCCAGGCCGTCGACCGCTCCCTCCAGTCCTCGCACCAGA TTGATGTTGAGAGGCACGCCAGGGACTTCATGGAGGCTGCCAAGAAGCTCCAGTCCTACTTGATCAGCCTGCAGCGTGAGGACCAACCAACAGCAGAAGATTTGCTTCGGAAG GAGATTACTACAATGGAGGAAGAACTGAAGATCAAGTCTGAGCTTAttgccaagaacaagaagctgaTTGAAGGGTGGCAGAAAGAACTGAAGGAGCAGCTGGGGAAGCACGTAACTGAGCTCGAAAGAGTGTGA
- the LOC120667241 gene encoding 60S ribosomal protein L18-3-like — translation MGIDLVAGGRNKKTKRTAPKSDDVYLKLLVKLYRFLVRRTKSNFNAVILKRLFMSKTNRPPISLRRLANFMKGKEEKNIAVIVGSVTDDKRIQEIPAMKVTALRFTETARARIINAGGECLTFDQLALRAPLGENTVLLRGPKNAREAVRHFGKAPGVPHSHTKPYVRSKGRKFEKARGRRNSRGFKV, via the exons atg GGTATCGACCTCGTCGCTGGCGGGAGGAACAAGAAGACCAAGCGCACCGCGCCCAAGTCAGACGATGTCTACCTCAAGCTCCTCGTCAAG CTGTACCGTTTCTTGGTCAGGAGGACCAAGAGCAACTTTAATGCCGTCATCCTCAAGAGGCTCTTCATGAGCAAGACCAACCGCCCTCCCATCTCCCTGCGCCGCCTTGCCAATTTCATGAAAGGAAAG GAGGAGAAGAACATCGCTGTGATTGTTGGCTCAGTCACAGATGACAAGAGGATCCAAGAGATTCCAGCAATGAAGGTTACTGCACTGAGGTTCACCGAGACAGCAAGGGCGAGGATTATCAATGCTGGTGGGGAGTGCCTCACATTTGACCAGCTTGCTCTCCGTGCTCCACTTGGCGAGAACACG GTCCTTCTGAGGGGTCCCAAGAACGCCCGCGAGGCAGTGAGGCACTTTGGCAAGGCTCCTGGTGTGCCACACAGCCACACCAAGCCGTATGTGCGCTCCAAGGGAAGGAAGTTCGAGAAGGCTCGTGGCAGGAGGAACAGCCGTGGGTTCAAGGTCTAA
- the LOC120667243 gene encoding probable ethylene response sensor 2 isoform X1 yields the protein MDACDCIEPLWQADDLLMKYQYISDFFIALAYFSIPLELIYFVQKSAFFPYRWVLIQFGAFIVLCGATHLINMWTFTTYTKTIAVVLTVAKVATAIVSCITALMLVHIIPDLLSVKLRERFLKAKAEELDREMGKIRTKEETGRHVHMLTHEIRSTLDRHTILRSTLVEMGRTLGLAECALWMPSRTGTTLQLSHTLHNNAPLGSVVPINLPIVSTVFNSNRAERISHNSPLAAIKARTSRYVPPEVVGVRVPLLQLTNFQINDWPELSTKAFAVMVLMLPPDSARKWRAHELELVEVVADQVAVALSHAAILEESMRARDLLMEQNIALNAARREAEMAICARNDFLAVMNHEMRTPMRAIISLSSLLLETKLTAEQRLMIETILKSSNLLETLSNDVLDISKLGDGSLELEIAPFNLHATFTDVVDLIKPVAAFKRLSVMVHLAPELPTYAVGDQKRLMQTILNVAGNSVKFTNEGYISITASIARPDSLRDPHAPDFHPVLSDGSFYLAVQVKDTGCGISPQDMPHTFAKFAHPQNATMKSHGGNGLGLALSRRFVALMQGNIWLESEGAGKGCTTTFFVKLGLSDKPNANLRRIASPVQPRQGTASPDTSLVANNDMAVLPLCYQSMV from the exons ATGGATGCTTGTGATTGCATTGAGCCACTTTGGCAGGCTGATGATCTCCTAATGAAGTATCAGTACATATCTGACTTCTTCATTGCACTTGCGTACTTCTCAATCCCTTTGGAGCTCATATACTTTGTGCAGAAGTCTGCTTTCTTTCCGTACCGATGGGTGCTCATACAGTTTGGTGCTTTCATCGTTCTCTGTGGGGCAACCCACTTGATAAACATGTGGACTTTCACCACATATACCAAGACTATTGCTGTGGTATTAACTGTGGCAAAAGTGGCGACGGCAATTGTATCATGCATAACAGCTTTGATGCTAGTTCATATCATTCCTGATTTGTTGAGTGTGAAATTGAGGGAGCGGTTCCTAAAGGCTAAAGCTGAGGAGCTTGATAGGGAGATGGGGAAAATAAGAACAAAAGAGGAGACGGGAAGACATGTGCACATGCTCACACACGAGATAAGAAGCACACTTGACAGGCACACTATTCTGAGATCTACACTTGTTGAAATGGGAAGAACTCTTGGTTTAGCAGAATGTGCCTTGTGGATGCCATCCCGCACTGGAACAACTCTTCAGCTCTCACATACGCTCCATAACAATGCTCCGCTTGGATCAGTTGTTCCTATCAATCTTCCAATTGTTAGTACAGTTTTTAATAGTAATCGTGCCGAGAGAATTTCACATAATTCCCCATTGGCTGCAATAAAGGCTCGGACAAGCAGGTATGTGCCACCAGAGGTCGTTGGTGTCCGTGTTCCGCTGCTGCAGCTTACAAATTTCCAAATAAATGATTGGCCTGAGCTATCTACAAAAGCCTTTGCAGTGATGGTTTTGATGCTTCCTCCAGACAGTGCACGAAAATGGAGAGCACATGAACTGGAGCTGGTTGAAGTCGTTGCTGACCAG GTGGCGGTTGCACTATCCCATGCTGCCATTTTGGAAGAGTCCATGCGAGCCCGTGATCTGCTAATGGAGCAGAATATTGCTCTGAATGCAGCACGTCGAGAGGCAGAAATGGCCATTTGTGCTCGGAATGATTTTCTTGCAGTCATGAATCATGAAATGCGGACTCCTATGCGAGCAATAATTTCTTTGTCATCCCTTCTCTTAGAAACGAAACTTACTGCAGAACAGCGCCTGATGATTGAAACTATACTAAAAAGTAGCAATCTTCTAGAAACTCTTTCAAATGATGTTTTGGATATCTCCAAGCTTGGGGATGGAAGTCTTGAGCTGGAAATTGCACCTTTCAATCTGCATGCCACCTTTACAGAT GTGGTTGATTTAATTAAGCCAGTAGCAGCCTTCAAAAGGTTATCGGTAATGGTTCACTTGGCTCCGGAGTTGCCTACCTATGCAGTTGGTGACCAAAAGAGGTTGATGCAAACAATACTAAATGTTGCTGGGAACTCTGTTAAGTTTACAAACGAGGGTTACATTTCAATTACAGCTTCTATAGCTAGGCCAGATTCTTTGAGGGACCCACATGCTCCCGACTTCCATCCAGTTCTATCCGATGGGTCCTTTTACTTGGCTGTGCAG GTAAAAGATACTGGATGTGGAATTAGCCCACAAGATATGCCTCACACCTTCGCAAAATTTGCACACCCACAAAATGCTACAATGAAATCGCACGGTGGCAATGGATTGGGGCTGGCGCTTTCCAGAAG ATTTGTCGCTCTAATGCAAGGGAACATCTGGCTTGAaagtgaaggtgcagggaagggCTGCACCACAACATTCTTCGTGAAGCTAGGCCTATCTGATAAACCAAATGCAAATCTCCGAAGAATAGCATCTCCTGTCCAGCCAAGACAGGGAACTGCAAGTCCAGATACATCATTGGTAGCCAACAATGACATGGCAGTTCTTCCGCTTTGTTACCAGTCAATGGTATGA
- the LOC120667243 gene encoding probable ethylene response sensor 2 isoform X2, whose translation MVLMLPPDSARKWRAHELELVEVVADQVAVALSHAAILEESMRARDLLMEQNIALNAARREAEMAICARNDFLAVMNHEMRTPMRAIISLSSLLLETKLTAEQRLMIETILKSSNLLETLSNDVLDISKLGDGSLELEIAPFNLHATFTDVVDLIKPVAAFKRLSVMVHLAPELPTYAVGDQKRLMQTILNVAGNSVKFTNEGYISITASIARPDSLRDPHAPDFHPVLSDGSFYLAVQVKDTGCGISPQDMPHTFAKFAHPQNATMKSHGGNGLGLALSRRFVALMQGNIWLESEGAGKGCTTTFFVKLGLSDKPNANLRRIASPVQPRQGTASPDTSLVANNDMAVLPLCYQSMV comes from the exons ATGGTTTTGATGCTTCCTCCAGACAGTGCACGAAAATGGAGAGCACATGAACTGGAGCTGGTTGAAGTCGTTGCTGACCAG GTGGCGGTTGCACTATCCCATGCTGCCATTTTGGAAGAGTCCATGCGAGCCCGTGATCTGCTAATGGAGCAGAATATTGCTCTGAATGCAGCACGTCGAGAGGCAGAAATGGCCATTTGTGCTCGGAATGATTTTCTTGCAGTCATGAATCATGAAATGCGGACTCCTATGCGAGCAATAATTTCTTTGTCATCCCTTCTCTTAGAAACGAAACTTACTGCAGAACAGCGCCTGATGATTGAAACTATACTAAAAAGTAGCAATCTTCTAGAAACTCTTTCAAATGATGTTTTGGATATCTCCAAGCTTGGGGATGGAAGTCTTGAGCTGGAAATTGCACCTTTCAATCTGCATGCCACCTTTACAGAT GTGGTTGATTTAATTAAGCCAGTAGCAGCCTTCAAAAGGTTATCGGTAATGGTTCACTTGGCTCCGGAGTTGCCTACCTATGCAGTTGGTGACCAAAAGAGGTTGATGCAAACAATACTAAATGTTGCTGGGAACTCTGTTAAGTTTACAAACGAGGGTTACATTTCAATTACAGCTTCTATAGCTAGGCCAGATTCTTTGAGGGACCCACATGCTCCCGACTTCCATCCAGTTCTATCCGATGGGTCCTTTTACTTGGCTGTGCAG GTAAAAGATACTGGATGTGGAATTAGCCCACAAGATATGCCTCACACCTTCGCAAAATTTGCACACCCACAAAATGCTACAATGAAATCGCACGGTGGCAATGGATTGGGGCTGGCGCTTTCCAGAAG ATTTGTCGCTCTAATGCAAGGGAACATCTGGCTTGAaagtgaaggtgcagggaagggCTGCACCACAACATTCTTCGTGAAGCTAGGCCTATCTGATAAACCAAATGCAAATCTCCGAAGAATAGCATCTCCTGTCCAGCCAAGACAGGGAACTGCAAGTCCAGATACATCATTGGTAGCCAACAATGACATGGCAGTTCTTCCGCTTTGTTACCAGTCAATGGTATGA